Proteins from one Oryza sativa Japonica Group chromosome 12, ASM3414082v1 genomic window:
- the LOC136354586 gene encoding uncharacterized protein, protein MVDVDPDMLQDMLRDVDDPVMNERDSMKFSRLVSDSETPLYAGCKPKHTKLSATLDLMKLKASCGWSDKSFIELSGILKDMLPQENTLPETTYEAKQVLCPLGLEVRRIHACPNDCILYHKQYADLDACPVCKASRYKRKKTAGEGKKSKRGGPAKAVWYLQIIDRFKRIFANPNEAKLVCWHATERRNDGLLRHPADSIQWRNIDRKHKDFAADPRNMRICLCTDGMNPFGDMSSSHSTWPVLIANFNLPPWLCFKRKYFMLCLLIQGPRQPGNDIDVFLEPVIDDLEILWKEGVETWDAYGQQNFTLRVLLFCTINDYPALGNLSGQTVKGKKACSDCMEHTRSRWLKKSRKMVYMGHRKWLPLRHAFRRKKKIFNGKKEFGSAPADLSGDQVHNMVKDITNEFGKKRKRSKEDKKRMWKKKSIFWRLPYWEDLELRNCIDLMHVEKNVCDSLLGLLLNMPGKTKDGLNARLDLQEMNIHSELQPITDEKTGRVYLPPACHTLSKDEKIAMLSCLADIKVPSGYCARISKYVKLEDLKLVGMKSHDCHVLITQILPVAIRGILPPQVRHTIQRLCAFFNAIGQKIIDPEDLDGLQADIVSTLCHLETYFPLAFFDIMVHLTVHLVKQTKICGPAFMREMWPFERYMGILKSYVRNRAKPEGSIIEGYTIEEAIEFCIDYMAETDPIGVPTSRHEGRLAGVGTTGRKELFPIKLPTRRLISQCCNIWLKEHGARFNEWFKDRVARSTDGPSEILQRLARGPSWDVDTWQGYDINGYTFYTVTQDEKSTVQNSGVRIDAYQDQAGSSTYYGRIEQIWELNYLNFKVPLFRCSWVNIRTGVKVDKEGFTLVDLAKVGYADEPFVLAKQVEQIFYIKDPANKKMHVVRDGKRKIVGVDNVVDEEEYNKNLHVRPQIDLDDDPEDEVAYVRLDHSEGISL, encoded by the exons atggttgatgtggaccctgatatgctgcaagacatgttacgtgacgttgatGACCCAGTTATGAACGAGAGAGATTCcatgaagttcagcaggttggtcaGTGACTCGGAGACTCCTCTATACGCAGGATGCAAGCCAAAGCACACCAAATTATCAGCAACATTAGACCTAATGAAGTTGAAGGCTAGTTGTGGATGGTCAGACAAGAGTTTTATAGAACTTTCGGGAATACTGAAGGACATGCTTCCTCaggagaacacattgcccgagacgacatatgaagcaaaACAGGTTCTGTGTCCCCTAGGGTTAGAGGTCCGGAGAATTCACGCGTGTCCAAACGattgcatattgtaccacaagcaatacgcggacttagatgcttgtcctgtctgcaaggcttctcgatacaagcgaaagaagaCCGCGGGCGAGGGAAAGAAGTCAAAGCGGGGTGGTCCGGCGAAGGCTGTGTGGTATCTACAaatcattgatcgtttcaagagaatatTTGCCAACCCCAATGAAGCAAAGTTAGTATGTTGGCATGCCACAGAGCGAAGGAATGACGGTTTGCTAAGACACCCTGCGGATTCGATTcaatggaggaatatcgatcgaaagcacaaagactttgctgccgaccccagaaacatgaggatatgtttgtgtacggatggcatgaatcctttcggagacatgagcagttctcacagcacttggccagttctcATTGCAAACTTtaacctcccgccatggttgtgcttcaaaaggaaatattttatgttgtgcttgttaatccaaggtccgagACAACCCGGCAATGACATCGATGTGTTCTTGGAGCCTGTTATCGATGACCTTGAGATTCTGTGGAAAGagggtgtggaaacttgggatgcatatggtcagcAGAACTTCACACTACGAGTTCTATTattctgcaccattaatgattATCCCGCGCTGGGTAATCTTTCTGGACAAACCgtgaaaggaaagaaggcatgctctgACTGTATGGAACATACACGCAGtaggtggctgaagaaatcaagaaagatGGTTTACATGGGTCATAGGAAATGGCTCCCCCTACGGCACGcctttagaagaaagaagaaaattttcaatGGTAAGAAAGAATTTGGGTCTGCCCCTGCGGATTTGTCCGGAGATCAGGTACACAACATGGTGAAGGACATTActaatgagtttgggaagaaaagaaaacgtagcaaggaggacaagaagaggatgtggaagaaaaaatccatattttggcggctaccttatTGGGAAGATCTTGAGCTCCGTAATTGCATTGATTTGATGCACGTAGAGAAGAATGTGTGCGATAGCTTGCTGGGGCTATTGTTGAATATGCCTGgcaagacaaaggacgggttgaatgCGCGTCTCGATCTACAGGAGATGAACATTCACAGTGAACTTCAGCCTATTACAGATGAGAAGACGGGAAGAGTGTACCTCCCACCAGCTTGCCACACattgtcgaaggatgagaagatcgcaatgCTATCATGTCTGGCAGATATTAAAGTTCCTTCGGGCTATTGTGCGAGAATAAGTAAGTACGTTAAATTGGAGGATCTTAAgctggttggaatgaagtctcacgattgccacgtgctaatcacacagatcttgccagttgctataagaggcattctaccaccaCAAGTCCGTCACACGATCCAACGGCTTTgtgccttcttcaatgcaatcgGTCAGAAGATTATAGATCCAGAAGACCTAGATGGGTTGCAGGCCGATATTGTCAGTACCCTGTGTCACTTGGAGACGTATTTTCCACTAGCTTTCTTCGATATCATGGTTCATCTCACTGTTCACCTagtgaagcaaacaaaaataTGTGGGCCAGCTTTTATGAGAGAAATGTGGCcattcgagaggtacatgggaaTTCTGAAGTCCTACGTTCGGAATAGAGCAAAACCagaggggagcatcattgaaggttacacgatCGAGGAAGCCATTGAGTTTTGTATCGATTACATGGCCGAGACTgatcctatcggagttcctACGTCTCGCCACGAAGGAAGGTTGGCAGGTGTCGGCACAACTGGCAGAAAAGAATTGTTCCCGATCAAGCTTCCTACGCGCAGGCTCATTTCGCAGTGCTGCAACATATGGCTGAA AGAACATGGTGCTCGcttcaacgaatggttcaaggATCGTGTAGCACGGTCGACCGATGGCCCAAGTGAGATATTACAAAGGTTGGCAAGGGGTCCATCTTGGGATGTTGACACATGGCAAGGGTACGATAtcaatggatacacattttacaccgtcacACAAGATGAgaaaagcacagtgcaaaacagtGGAGTCCGTATAGATGCATATCAGGATCAGGCTGGATCGAGCACATACTATGGCCGCATAGAGCAGATATGGGAGCTGAACTATCTGAACTTCAAAGTCCCTTTGTTTCGTTGCAGTTGGGTGAATATCCGCACAGGTGTCAAGGTCGACAAGGAAGGCTTCACATTAGTGGACCTGGCCAAGGTTGGATACGCAGACGAACCATTCGTACTAGCGAAGCAGGTCGAACAGAttttctacataaaagaccccgcaaacaagaagatgcacgTTGTTAGGGATGGCAAGCGAAAAATTGTGGGGGTGGACaacgtcgtcgatgaagaagaatacaacaAGAATCTTCATGTCAGACCTCAGATCGACCTTGATGATGATCCCGAAGACGAAGTGGCTTACGTTCGTTTAG